From Nicotiana tabacum cultivar K326 chromosome 22, ASM71507v2, whole genome shotgun sequence, one genomic window encodes:
- the LOC107832741 gene encoding cytochrome P450 CYP72A616-like, giving the protein MAAATLIAETVAILVAIFCAKLLYTIWWWPKMIEKKLKKEGIYGYPYKLLFGNLKEIMKMSKEAKKQPLLTHDIIPWVNPFLLHVANTYKKIFVLWYGPTPRVTVTDPKLIRELLNRYNEFHKPEANAFIHLFVTGLASYDGEKWDTHRKLLNPAFHAEKLKRMFPAFAMCCDEMLNRWEELVGKTGSCDLDVLNEFLNLGGDVISRAAFGSNIEEGRFLPTASNRKAKYIHKKVISLIRGIIEKREDAVRGGISDNDDILGLLLKARNADNKSKAGGLTTEDVIEECKEFYFAGQDTTTALLSWTMVVLSMHPEWQDKARKEVFQVIGKNKPKFDDLNQLKLINMIFQEVLRLYPAIFLIRSTSKSTKLGDMTIPAGVQVCVPTHLVHRDPDVWGDDALMFNP; this is encoded by the exons ATGGCTGCTGCAACACTAATTGCTGAAACAGTTGCCATTTTGGTGGCCATTTTTTGTGCAAAATTGCTGTATACAATATGGTGGTGGCCAAAGATGATAGAGAAGAAGCTGAAGAAGGAAGGCATCTATGGCTATCCCTACAAATTGCTGTTTGGGAACCTTAAAGAGATAATGAAAATGTCTAAAGAAGCCAAGAAACAACCCCTCTTAACTCATGATATCATACCCTGGGTTAATCCTTTTCTTCTGCATGTTGCTAACACTTACA AGAAAATTTTTGTGCTGTGGTATGGACCAACACCTCGCGTGACAGTTACAGATCCAAAGCTAATTCGAGAATTGCTGAACAGATATAATGAATTCCACAAGCCTGAAGCTAATGCTTTTATCCACTTGTTTGTTACTGGACTTGCGAGTTATGACGGAGAAAAGTGGGACACCCACAGAAAGTTACTCAACCCTGCCTTTCATGCAGAGAAGTTAAAG AGGATGTTCCCAGCATTTGCTATGTGTTGTGATGAAATGTTAAATAGATGGGAGGAATTGGTTGGCAAAACAGGAAGTTGTGATTTGGATGTGTTAAACGAGTTTCTAAACTTAGGTGGAGATGTAATATCAAGAGCTGCCTTTGGTAGCAACATTGAAGAAGGAAG ATTTCTTCCTACGGCTTCAAACAGAAAAGCAAAGTACATCCACAAGAAAGTTATATCTTTGATAAGAGGAATAATAGAGAAGCGAGAAGATGCCGTACGAGGAGGAATTTCAGACAATGATGATATTTTAGGCTTACTCCTAAAAGCAAGAAATGCAGATAACAAGTCTAAAGCTGGAGGACTAACGACCGAGGATGTGATTGAAGAATGTAAAGAATTCTACTTTGCAGGTCAAGATACAACCACAGCTTTGCTCTCTTGGACAATGGTGGTCTTGAGCATGCATCCTGAGTGGCAAGACAAAGCTAGGAAAGAAGTGTTTCAAGTCATTGggaaaaataaaccaaagtttgATGACTTAAATCAGCTAAAATTA ATAAACATGATATTCCAAGAGGTATTGAGATTATATCCAGCGATATTTCTTATTCGAAGCACGTCAAAGAGCACCAAATTGGGAGACATGACAATTCCAGCAGGAGTACAAGTGTGCGTGCCTACTCATCTAGTTCACCGCGATCCAGATGTATGGGGAGACGATGCGTTAATGTTCAATCCATAG